One Arachis hypogaea cultivar Tifrunner chromosome 18, arahy.Tifrunner.gnm2.J5K5, whole genome shotgun sequence genomic window, TACTATTGTCGTCAATTTTCCGAGGTCAGAACTCATGAGCTATTGGCTAATCTTGGAGATGTGGTGTCTAGTATAGGAGGATCGAATTGGATTCCTCAATATGTAGCAATGCCAGGAACCTCTAGTTCAATACTTGTTGTTGCCTCTTCATCTGTGCCTTTAATTGCACCCGAAGTAGTTTTGGTAGCATCTCTATCATTTGTAGTTGACCTAAACTGCGTTAATGATGGAGAAATTGGTGATAATCGATCTTTTGGTGAGCTTGTGATTGCAATGGCAGATGCTCCTGTTATGGTCCTGGTTTCAAGGGAGGGTAGAGAACCATCCCGTGGAGGATGTACTACGGGATGACGATGATGTGGAGCCCACCATAATAGATGAGAACAACGATGATGATATAGTAAGGAATAGTCCAGTTGGTCGGGGTAGGGCATTGAGTTCGGGAACTCAGCAATATCCCCCACACTTTTTAACTTTACATTTGGAGGCCATGACACATCAAGGTTTTCCATATTAGAGTCCAGATTTAGGGACAGAGATGCATAGGATACAATAGGTCCATCTGAGTTTTAAGTTGGTCAATAGTTTCAAAGTAAAGAGGAATACATCCTAAGTTTGAAGACTTATATCATCCATCGCAGGGGTTGAATATAGAGTGTTGGAGGCAGATCACACCAAGTACCATGGAAAGTGTAAGAAATTTGGGAATGGTTGCACTTGGTTGATTTAGATCACTCTTCACCAGCGAAAGGATATTTGGGAGTTAAGAAGGTATAATAGACCTCATACATGTCTAGCCACATAAATTTCTAGTGATCACATGATGTTTGACTATCATGTTATATCTGCATTCATCTTTCCTTTGGTCAGAGCTGATGCGAATGTCTCGATTAAGGTACATGCTGGGTCTTGTGAGTCCAATGGAGGTGCCAAGACTCTAATGTACTAGGAAACCAATAATCACCACCCTGTCATTCTTCGACATCAAGAAATCTATGTCGAGTGCTGCACGAGGTCGATGTTGTACTCCATCTATCTGTAATAGCACCATATTCTCCTGATGCCATTCTATCACTGTAAAATATATCAATGTCGTAATTGCCCTCCATAATATCGTATGTCGAGGCTTAAGTATCTGAGGATGCACTATCTGAACAACCTCTGTTAGCTATAAAGTATCCATGTGAACTGTTAAAGAGAAATAATGATAATGGTAATAAGTTAACATTAGCGAAACTATAATAACACTCACATCCATGACCTAAAGTAAGTCTATCCTCAGCCTCTAATGCGCCACTCTAGGCCCTTTCTCGCTCAGAGTTGACTGATATCCTGAGCACCTGACATCCAATATATTAGGTCAACAACGGCAATGTACGGAGaacaatttaatcaatataacATGCTTAAGAAACATAGGTACCTCGATGCCAACGGCCAATGAAATACGTCAAATCCATCACGTCTGAAATTCAAAAAATGCCAGAAGATCCATGACTGAAGGAGCTACAATAGACCAGCCAACTTAACAACGTTTCTGTTAGCCACACAGCACTTGCATCGATATAGCCATGCAAGAGTGATGTACCCCAGATGTATCTGCCTGTATCCTCTAATCTAGCTATGTACGGTAACCACCGGATGTGAAGACTTGTACCAGACTTATCCCAAAAAAACTGAGTCGATAATAACATCATGATGTATGCCCTCACATACCTCCTCACTGTATCCTTGTCTACTTCTTGAGGAAGCTCACTGAATGTATCCTGGATCCAAGTGCAATTCGCAATGAACTTGTCAATACAGCCTGAAGGAGGTAATACACCTAGTAGTTCCTCGAACCAAGTCCTTGTAGATCGACCGCCTTCGATATACCTCTCAAAGTCCGTCAAACATCTACTAACATAGTCACCATCAATCAGGAGGCCTAATTGGTATACTACATCTTGTAACGTAATCGTGCACTctccaaatggcatatgaaaagTATGCGTTTCTGGACGCCATCTCTCCATGAAGGCACTAACTAGAAGCTCATCCAACCTAAACCAGTGGTCGTTGAATCTTATAAGATGGCATAACCCGACCATCTACAAGTACGGTACAATCCAGTCGTCCAGGGACATACCATGCTGCCCTCTAGTAATACATCGGGTGGGTTGCATAATGATAAACtttatataattaacaaaaaatacattaaacaaattttaaattatgcatGTCCTTTTGAAAAAATACCAATAACCAAAATTATAATCTTATTaaccttatttttaaaaatcaaatccccGCTAAATCTAATTTCACCTAACataaataattctaataaaaaactttaatataaaatatgaaacaATACTAAATCACTATTATTACTAACATTTCTAACTTCAAATAAATTCTAACCAAAACTTCAAATCACTACTcattttaacatttatatttaaaagttcTAACAAACTTCTAAATTACTTctctaactaaattttttattttaaaaattctaacaaacttCTAATCATTAATCTAACTAATGACTATAATCAAATACTCTAAGTGACTTAATATTGTTAACATTTTTAATCTAGTTTAAAGAAAAGCAATTTTGTTTACTAACTTTCTCATTGATGCTATTAGTAATATGGGTAACTCCATCCAATTGATAGATACTATTCGGATCGTCTTTCATGACTACAATTTTGAATCTTGTCGTGCTGTGACCTTAGTTTTCTCTCTCGCGTAAGTTGTTGGGGGAGGAGGATATTGTGACTGTAATTTGAAGCAAGCTGATTCGAATCTCTTATATAGAGTATACGAATGgtaaatcgaatcaattagaATTGATTTATGTTGTTTCGATTCAAGTGTAGTTTGAATCTACTTGATTCGATTTACTTAGGCTCTAATTTTCATATCGATCGatttcaattgttttgatttacTATGGGCTGTAAATCGAATTCAGTTATTTCGAATTACTATGGGTTGCATGGAGAAAAGGCCTATGATACTAAATCGAATCTAGCTATTTCGATTTAGTACTGCATTTGCTAAATCGAATCCAATTGATTCAATTTATATTGAAAAAGTGTAAATCGAAATTAATTGATTCGATTTATGTAGAAATACAAACAAGAGACAAACATGCAACATAATTCAGTGTAATAATTCAGTGTAAGAGATCTGTGTAATATTGATTCTCGATCTATTTATCTATGTAATTTACCATATatattattacatttatttttttaatttttattcatataattaatataaaaataattaattatttttattaatgtaaaattatataattagatatatttgtaaaattattttatacttaccgtctattaaaaataaattatatatatttatttatttttttcaaagggGTAAATCCAATTCCATCCCATAGCACAAGGCATAACTAGTTTTTGGAGCCACACTCGTGGGAAACAAAGCACAAACCGTCAACTTTGTGCCGCGATTACCAAAACCATTTTGATCTCATGAACGCACGTGGGGAGTAGCAAGTTATTCTCTCTCTAAACTACACACTACAAAGTACAAACACAAAAGTAACTTCAATCCTTTACCTTAACACTCAAATAGTAGTACAAAGGACACGGCCGGTTCAAACTCCAAAAACAATTCTCGGAGCGTTGAAAGAAACTGAAAGAATTAAGAGTCCttatgttactttttttttctatatccTCTGATTCCTCTCTAACGAGAAAAACAACAGTTTTTGGTTTCCCACAGAACAGAACAAAAAACAAACGGACGAATCAAAGACTTTCCTTCAACCACAACGCCCCTCAAATATTACAACACAATCGaataaacaacaaattttacCTTTCAAAGACAAttctattaataaataaataaataaataaaatcaagtcaccaaataaataaataaattcagctttatatctataaaaaataacctttaagtaataaaatattcaaatattaattttattgataataaATTTATACACTCTAAATTTTTacgaatataaaataataatgtattCATCTTTATAACTGTAAAGTTAGTTTTATTAATTCATATAAATTTACTAatattgtaaattttaaaaataatagtttaatttatacaaataaataaattataagtaataaatgtgacccaaataaataaataactttttcATAGTCAAGTGTGAaagtttgatttttctttttgcatCTTTTATTTGCATTAGTTGCATCAGTTATGAAAGTACTACAAgtaaattagaaaattttttttggtgactaagtaAATTAGAAATTAATAACCATACTAAATAATATACGAATAATCTTacataattaacaaaatttattattttttgttaatatctaattaatttaaatatcaaaaattaaattttaaattttaaattataatttttaataatataaaattaaatattaatctaaaatattGACTAAAGTATTAAtcctattattttatatatttatacataaatatataaaaactgattttagtaatttattttaatgtataaataattttttttttgtaatatattaTAGATATTCCGTTTGTAGAAAAAGAATATGTGAAATGAAGAAGGGACACATGAGATTCTGTTTTATATTCTATTCTCCTGTTTGACTGTTTCCCCTTTTTGGGGTGTTTCCCTGAACATCTCGTTCCAATTTCCTGAGCAAGAAACACCCAACTCCCACGTTTCCACGTTCACCCATTTAtatctctctcatcttctttgcTTTTCAGAATCATCATCAATTATTACTTTTATAGGGTTTAGGTAACTTCAATTCTCTCACTCTTCGGAACAACCAATTGGGAAAACCGTTGCTTAATTGTACACCACAACACAGTCTTCTTCAGTTCTACAACAACAATTATATTaaggttttatttatttatattttcttcagTTCTGTTATTCTGTTATTGATGCTGGCTGGAAGTGCATTGCATTAGAAGGCTATGGATTCTTTCTTCATATGAATGTCATTTTGTGTATCTGctatttcatgatgaggaattaaATAGTACCTGTCACATAGTTTTGCACTAAAATCTTTGTTTAATTCATTCTTTGTTAATTTAGGTGTTCTCTGTGTGCATGTATCAATTTGTTCCAGCACAATATTTGTAGATGGACAATGAATTTGAGGACATACAAGAAGAAGTTTCAGACAAGATTCCAAGCACTCACCAGAGAAGAAAGCAGGTTTCTTCTTTTTACACATActgttcttttttaaaaaaaaaaaaaatcctaattttcTATAGGTTTGAATATTActgttctaaatatttttctgaATGTGATTTCAGTCGTTTATTTGGAAAGTTTTGACGATGAAAGAGAGAAATGGAGGCACAACTGGAAGAGATTTGGTTGATTCACTTGGTGAGTTCCATGGAATTTCATTTTTGGTTTTACTAAATAGATGCATAAAACGTTTTAGTTGTGTATCTATGGATATGGAAAACCTAGAAAAATGTTTCTTTAtcgtttgtttatttattttgttttttttttgtcaatatgGCATGGGAGATCATCATAGacattgttaatttttattttggagATACCATTCGACATTCAATTTGCTCTCCTGGAGTGTTTGCAAGCACTAATTTTCTGTTGAACAGAATGTTATCAGAATAACTACTGTTCTGTTTGTTATTGTCTCCCTTAGAATGGAaccttttatctttttcttttttttcttgcttcttcTATCTCTTGTTAAATAATCATCTGAAGTGTAAAGGTTAGGAGATGAGCTGGATTTAGCGACTGTTAAGAGAAACTTAAAATTCGTCGAGTGGAACATCCAAGGCTATTTGATATATTGGAATATATTCCGGGTTGGGTCTTAGATTCTGTATTAGATGAAGCAAGAATGGTAGATgcattttcattttctatgttactCATTCATAAGTTCTCTCCTTTTTATCCGGGGAATCAAAATTCCTTCTCACAGTAAAACGATAATAGGCTGGGATTAAGAAAAGCATATGCCTTTCGTGCTTTGTGGCAGGGAgaattttttgttttacttttttcttGTAATAATGTTAAAGAGATTGATGATCTATCTATGGTTGAATCAACATCTAATTTAATTAGAACTGTATAAGAGAGTGTGGAGCATCTTGTGATTTGATCTAAAAATCAGAATATATTCAGGTTTAGACTTTAAGCTAATGTGCAAGAATGAGTTATACATCTTTGTTACCTTTAACTTTCACtgtatttatattttcttattactGAAGGAACATGTAAAGAAAAGGTGACCTTGCACTTATCAATTTTTCAATAGTATCATCATTCTAAAACCAATATCTCCCTTGGCAATTATTTGCAGATGCAATTCCTGATTCGTCAATTGAAAACTGCATCTCAGAGTCTTCTATGTCTTCTGTTGAAGCAATtcataatttcaggtatttttgtgaaattttctATTCATTATTGGTTTTAGTTTTTTATGACAGTCTGTTACTGTCACAATATAAAATACCAAGTTTAGATCATGGTCATTTGACTCTTTTTAATCTTTAGAGTTTTTGCAGCAACTTGGAATGTAGGAGGGCAATGTCCCAATGGGAAccttgatttgagtgattttctCCAGGTCCGAAATGAACACGACATATATGTCTTAGGGTATGGTCTATctaacatcaaattcaaattattttaatCCAGGAATAAGTTTTCAAATCAATGATATGCTTTTAAGTTGGATAACTAAATACAGTAAAAAGGCCATTTTGAATGTTCAAAACTATGAGGTTCTTGTTCAGTTGTATTGAAACAAAGTACTACAATTTTTGCTGTATTTTCCAATATAACTGATAAATGTAGTGACGAATCCACAAAATACAtataaattcatatatttttaaattaatatccaAATTTCTTTCTCGACCCTTTTAGCTTTCAAGAGATTGTTCCATTGAATGCGGGAAACGTGCTAGTCCTCGAGGATAATGAACCGGCTGCAAAATGGCTTGCTTTAATCAACCAATCACTCAATGGATCTCATGATTTGTCTTCCAAAGGACTGAAATCCACAGCATCATTTGGTAGTTCCTTGTCTTTCCAAAAGCCTTCTTTAAAGAAGATTAAgaagactttcaagaagctaaaTGGAAGGAAGCTAAAAAGTTGTAACTGTGTTCTTGAAATGGAAAGGAAGGCCTCTAAGGATTTCTGTTTCCGCTGCCAAGAACCGAATTTAAAGCCAGATGATTCTTCCACTGAAGAAGATGATGACAATATCCCTATTTCTGTTTTGGCCACAAGTCAGATGAAATACAGTCTTGTTGCTTGTAAGCAAATGGTTGGAATTTTCGTTTGTGTTTGGATGCGAAAGGAGCTTGTTCAGTATGTAGGCCATTTGAGAATATGTTGCACCAGTCGCGGAATCATGGGTTGTCTCGGAAACAAGGTATGCTATAGTGTAATTTTTGTTGTGGTTCTTATTTATTAACCGAAGTACCAAAATTACCCAGAGAATAACAAAAACTTGCATGGACGCAAAATGCTTGATTTGTTTAGTAAATATTCACAAAAAGTGGTAATTTTTTCAGTGACATTATCTCTATTGGGAAAGAGTTGAAGGTATTATTCACATCACCATGTTTGTTCTGTGGTTGCAGGGTTGTATATCGGTTAGCATGTCATTTTATCAGACGAGTATTTGTTTTATCTGCAGTCATTTAGCATCTGGAGAGAAAGAGGGCGATGAACTTCGCAGAAATCTCGATGTCATAGAGATACTAAAGAACACTCAGTTTCCAAGGATTTGTAAGACACCACAGAGCAGGATGCCTGACAAAATTTTAGATCACGAGTGAGCATGCATTCATTTGGAACCATTCTGAGTTATAATGCCGATTTTTTCATTACTTTCtgtaattttacatatataatgCCTCAAATTCTGATTATATGAGAATTTATCTCCAGCCGAATCATATGGTTTGGGGACTTGAATTACAGAATTTCTTTGAGCTATGATGATGCAAAAAGGCTTGTGGAAAAGAGGGACTGGCCATCCCTTTTTGACAAGGATCAGGTAATTTCCCATAATTATTTTCAGTGCAGTGTTGATTTGAATTTCATACATGTTGCCATTGCATGATTTTGAAGGGTAATACTATAGTAAAGAGTGAAAATCGCACTTTTTAcagtagaaaaaaaataaagatatcatgTGTAATGCACACTTCTCTGAAAAATTAACTACAATCTTTATTCTTCATCCAATTGCTGTTGAGTATCCATGTTTGAATAATGATCTCCAAGAGATGATTTGTAACtggaatttttttttggtgaagaaTGAAGTTgtgtgaaaaataaagatgataactaaaattttaagagaaaCGTGCGATgcatatgatatttttattttattatttttttttcactctTCACCGTAGCATTACCTTTTGTAACTATGTTCTTGGAGTGAAAACATTTAATAAATTATCGTATATTAATTTTTGTGGATGTTGTTTTGATTATTCGTCATGTACTTTTCTCCTTTCATCATAG contains:
- the LOC112772411 gene encoding type I inositol polyphosphate 5-phosphatase 10 isoform X1; this translates as MDNEFEDIQEEVSDKIPSTHQRRKQSFIWKVLTMKERNGGTTGRDLVDSLDAIPDSSIENCISESSMSSVEAIHNFRVFAATWNVGGQCPNGNLDLSDFLQVRNEHDIYVLGFQEIVPLNAGNVLVLEDNEPAAKWLALINQSLNGSHDLSSKGLKSTASFGSSLSFQKPSLKKIKKTFKKLNGRKLKSCNCVLEMERKASKDFCFRCQEPNLKPDDSSTEEDDDNIPISVLATSQMKYSLVACKQMVGIFVCVWMRKELVQYVGHLRICCTSRGIMGCLGNKGCISVSMSFYQTSICFICSHLASGEKEGDELRRNLDVIEILKNTQFPRICKTPQSRMPDKILDHDRIIWFGDLNYRISLSYDDAKRLVEKRDWPSLFDKDQLKMEREAGRVFKGWKEGKIYFAPTYKYPINSDTYYLENVKVSRNKRRTPAWCDRILWRGSGIQQLSYVRKELKFSDHRPVCATFFVQVDVLFKGQKKKNSTFNFHIQDLVHTNSRSLYYS
- the LOC112772411 gene encoding type I inositol polyphosphate 5-phosphatase 10 isoform X2, which translates into the protein MEAQLEEIWLIHLMQFLIRQLKTASQSLLCLLLKQFIISATWNVGGQCPNGNLDLSDFLQVRNEHDIYVLGFQEIVPLNAGNVLVLEDNEPAAKWLALINQSLNGSHDLSSKGLKSTASFGSSLSFQKPSLKKIKKTFKKLNGRKLKSCNCVLEMERKASKDFCFRCQEPNLKPDDSSTEEDDDNIPISVLATSQMKYSLVACKQMVGIFVCVWMRKELVQYVGHLRICCTSRGIMGCLGNKGCISVSMSFYQTSICFICSHLASGEKEGDELRRNLDVIEILKNTQFPRICKTPQSRMPDKILDHDRIIWFGDLNYRISLSYDDAKRLVEKRDWPSLFDKDQLKMEREAGRVFKGWKEGKIYFAPTYKYPINSDTYYLENVKVSRNKRRTPAWCDRILWRGSGIQQLSYVRKELKFSDHRPVCATFFVQVDVLFKGQKKKNSTFNFHIQDLVHTNSRSLYYS